One part of the Drosophila teissieri strain GT53w chromosome 3R, Prin_Dtei_1.1, whole genome shotgun sequence genome encodes these proteins:
- the LOC122621155 gene encoding transcription factor Ouib — MSLTDVCRICANKIKGHKRDRNIFKYMRGRLLEQLKLITGVELTRNQGLPEFVCERCFSELDLATKFRERCIFSQKYLLEIRKKSRDQSIVHIDLSPEPLDEQMIDADQLKTEDDEQFVCYQGTKDLDLEGHQDLQEFQPNDDPAASAIAAAEAAHQADLQEQHMERAAKRRRNFFICDECGTLFHDEYLYNEHLNGHQDRREMNQFFPCSECPESFNKKALLKLHRAQCHSTQRKFKCAICNEVFAALGAKLRHDKAHENERPYPCLECGMIFSSVSELQNHCVTHSEENRKFRCEPCNKNFITRRDLVAHTKTAPHKRFAKYMQDEFELGELLTYS; from the exons ATGAGCCTTACCGATGTCTGCCGCATTTGCGCCAACAAAATCAAGGGTCACAAGCGGGATCGCAACATATTCAAGTACATGCGGGGAAGATTGCTGGAGCAACTGAAGCTAATCACGGGAGTGGAG TTAACAAGGAACCAGGGACTGCCGGAGTTCGTTTGCGAACGCTGCTTCTCCGAGCTGGACCTGGCCACAAAGTTCCGCGAGCGGTGCATCTTCTCGCAAAAGTACCTGCTGGAGATCAGGAAGAAGTCTAGGGATCAGAGCATTGTTCACATAGATCTGAGTCCCGAACCACTGGACGAGCAAATGATCGATGCGGATCAGTTGAAGACGGAGGACGACGAGCAGTTCGTGTGTTATCAAGGCACGAAGGATCTAGATCTAGAAGGACACCAAGATCTACAGGAATTCCAGCCGAATGACGACCCCGCGGCCTCGGCGatcgcagcagcagaggcagcgcACCAAGCGGATCTACAGGAGCAGCATATGGAACGGGCCGCCAAGAGGCGAAGAAACTTCTTTATCTGCGACGAGTGTGGGACCCTGTTCCACGACGAGTACCTGTACAACGAGCATCTGAATGGTCATCAAGATCGGCGGGAGATGAACCAGTTCTTCCCCTGCTCGGAGTGCCCAGAGTCATTCAATAAGAAGGCACTGCTGAAGCTTCATCGTGCCCAGTGTCACTCAACCCAGCGCAAGTTCAAGTGCGCCATCTGCAACGAGGTTTTCGCGGCTCTGGGGGCCAAGCTGCGGCACGACAA agCCCATGAGAACGAAAGACCTTATCCATGCCTAGAATGCGGAATGATTTTCAGCAGCGTTTCCGAATTGCAGAACCACTGTGTGACACACTCAGAGGAAAACCGGAAGTTCAG GTGTGAGCCTTGCAACAAGAATTTTATAACTCGCAGGGATCTGGTGGCCCATACAAAAACAGCACCGCACAAGCGTTTCGCTAAATATATGCAGGATGAATTCGAGTTGGGCGAATTGTTAAcctactcctaa
- the LOC122621127 gene encoding neuroendocrine protein 7B2, giving the protein MLFCSQNVHMMVAMLVVASSGYQVQSYGSKDILADALLTDLLNRMDNDMQVGYYDVGNEAAAGSKDNVDLVSRSEYARLCDGGSDCILQSGSGAASHPSLRDHEFLQHSSLWGHQFISGGMGEGPNRYPTIVKNDAGLPAYCNPPNPCPEGYDMETQGGSCIVDFENTAIFSREFQAAQDCTCDNEHMFDCSEQDSADSGSEKGDLNSAVEQYILQMGQENSLNNVNSLVKKAGYPVMPDPRLDDAVMNPFLQGDRLPIAAKKGNLLFH; this is encoded by the exons ATGTTGTTCTGTTCGCAAA ATGTGCACATGATGGTTGCGATGCTTGTGGTCGCCTCAAGTGGCTACCAGGTGCAGTCCTATGGCTCCAAGGATATTTTGGCCGATGCCCTGCTGACGGATCTGCTCAATCGCATGGACAACGACATGCAGGTGGGCTACTACGACGTTGGCAACGAGGCAGCTGCTGGCTCCAAGGACAATGTGGACCTTGTCTCCCGATCGGAGTACGCGAGGCTGTGTGATGGGGGAAGCGACTGCATCTTGCAATCGGGATCGGGAGCAGCCTCCCATCCTTCGTTGAGGGACCACGAGTTCCTGCAGCACAGCTCCCTGTGGGGTCACCAGTTCATCTCCGGCGGAATGGGAGAGGGTCCCAATAGGTATCCTACCATAGTAAAAAACGACGCCGGTCTGCCTGCTTACTGCAACCCTCCTAATCCTTGCCCCGAGGGCTATGACATGGAGACCCAAGGTGGCAGCTGCATCGTGGACTTCGAAAACACGGCCATCTTCAGTCGGGAGTTCCAGGCCGCACAGGACTGCACCTGCGATAACGAGCATATGTTCGACTGCTCGGAACAGGATAGTGCTGACAGCGGCTCCGAGAAGGGTGACCTGAACTCCGCCGTGGAGCAATACATCCTGCAGATGGGCCAGGAGAACAGCCTGAACAACGTGAATAGCCTGGTTAAGAAGGCCGGGTACCCAGTGATGCCCGATCCTCGTCTGGATGACGCGGTTATGAACCCGTTTCTCCAGGGCGATCGCTTGCCCATAGCCGCCAAGAAGGGCAACCTTCTATTCCACTAA